In bacterium, a single window of DNA contains:
- a CDS encoding DUF4071 domain-containing protein translates to MTWNDKKFEKEFAAAVEKFDRLETENECRRLIEHLRATVEPYDAGAAKKILGHLQRKRYFDLLQRVADAFQQTGLRTPRVRRQYAQALLDQGGLSAALPFLENLAQETAKQPDMAFEHSEARGLLGRAYKQIYIDTDNPKSPEARDALKKAIDAYHSVYEIDKSEHTWHGINSVALLRRAATDGVPIAGFDDPEKASNEIAEKILEGIETKWDERKASMWDSGTALEACVALSASRPEDEARVWLNRYVREPNADAFELASTLRQLVEVWRLDVESEPGASLLPVLRAELLAREGGGFEVKPDQLKAGKLEGQPDANLEKILGKVRYVSYKFMLRAIERARAVSRIEHQPGQGFGTGFIVRGGDLHDSLGDELMLLTNSHVVSEDPLNMDALRPDAAIVTFQLLKEEDRADDEYAVTELVWSSPPGELDASLLRLEKVPDGLEAYPVAPRLPLADGDQRVYVIGHPKGGSLSFSIQDNVLLDHEAPRLHYRAPTEGGSSGSPIFNSQWKLIGLHHAGGKEMLRLNRKEGTYDANEGLWIQSVREKMKADPQKIL, encoded by the coding sequence ATGACCTGGAACGACAAGAAGTTCGAAAAGGAGTTCGCAGCGGCGGTCGAGAAGTTCGATCGGCTGGAGACGGAAAACGAATGCCGTCGCCTGATCGAGCACCTGCGAGCCACTGTCGAGCCGTATGACGCGGGCGCCGCGAAGAAGATCCTCGGCCATCTCCAACGCAAGCGCTACTTCGACCTCCTCCAGCGGGTGGCTGACGCGTTCCAGCAGACCGGCCTGCGGACGCCGAGAGTCCGGCGCCAGTACGCCCAGGCCTTGCTCGATCAGGGCGGTCTGAGCGCCGCGCTGCCCTTCCTTGAGAACCTGGCCCAGGAAACCGCCAAACAGCCCGACATGGCCTTCGAGCACTCGGAGGCGAGGGGCCTCCTGGGCCGCGCCTACAAACAGATCTATATCGACACCGACAACCCCAAGAGCCCGGAGGCCCGCGACGCCCTGAAGAAGGCCATCGACGCCTACCACTCCGTCTACGAGATCGACAAGTCCGAGCACACCTGGCACGGCATCAACTCCGTCGCTCTGCTGCGCCGAGCGGCCACAGACGGGGTTCCGATCGCGGGTTTTGATGACCCCGAGAAGGCGTCGAACGAGATTGCCGAGAAGATCCTCGAGGGAATCGAAACCAAGTGGGATGAACGCAAGGCCTCGATGTGGGACTCCGGCACCGCACTGGAAGCCTGCGTCGCGCTGAGTGCGAGCCGCCCCGAAGACGAGGCCCGCGTGTGGCTCAATCGCTACGTCCGCGAGCCGAACGCCGACGCCTTCGAACTGGCGAGCACGCTACGCCAACTCGTGGAGGTCTGGCGGCTCGACGTGGAGAGCGAACCCGGAGCGAGCCTCTTGCCGGTGCTCCGTGCCGAGCTCTTGGCCCGCGAGGGCGGCGGCTTCGAGGTCAAGCCAGATCAGCTCAAGGCCGGCAAACTCGAGGGGCAGCCCGACGCGAACCTCGAGAAGATCCTCGGCAAGGTCCGCTATGTGAGCTATAAGTTCATGCTGCGGGCAATCGAGCGGGCGCGCGCGGTCAGCCGTATCGAGCATCAGCCCGGGCAGGGATTCGGCACCGGCTTCATTGTTCGCGGCGGCGACCTTCACGACAGTCTCGGCGACGAGTTGATGTTGCTCACGAACTCGCATGTCGTAAGCGAAGACCCTCTCAACATGGACGCCCTGCGCCCCGATGCCGCCATCGTCACCTTCCAGCTGCTCAAGGAAGAGGACCGAGCCGACGACGAGTACGCGGTCACGGAGCTGGTCTGGAGCTCACCTCCCGGTGAACTCGACGCCAGCCTTTTGCGCCTGGAGAAAGTGCCCGACGGGCTCGAGGCCTACCCGGTAGCTCCGAGGCTGCCGCTTGCCGACGGTGACCAGCGCGTCTATGTCATCGGCCACCCCAAGGGTGGATCGCTCTCCTTCTCGATTCAGGACAACGTGCTGCTCGATCACGAGGCTCCGCGACTGCATTACCGAGCTCCTACCGAGGGCGGTAGCTCCGGCAGCCCGATCTTCAACTCGCAGTGGAAGCTCATAGGACTCCACCACGCCGGCGGCAAGGAGATGCTCAGGCTCAACAGGAAAGAGGGCACCTATGACGCCAACGAGGGTCTCTGGATCCAGTCGGTCCGCGAGAAGATGAAGGCAGATCCACAGAAAATTCTCTGA